One part of the Lentimicrobium sp. L6 genome encodes these proteins:
- a CDS encoding aminotransferase class IV, producing the protein MRNIGVLIGEITSLSAQEIESIFPTKYAYEVIRLINSKAIFLHHHIQRLVKSCYALNYPPLNTSLLEREIELLIKENALGDINIKIIIQEDKRAVFPIESHYPSKEDYNRGVCCSLLFEERENPSLKVNQASLRKKANEQIKLEEVFESILVNKKNQITEGSRSNLFFIKDHKLYTAPDHLVLGGITRLKVLEICEKHAIPIVFDSIDYRELSKYQAAFICGTSPGVLPIRSIGNVQFDEKDELLGRVHSLFHEVLVNNQ; encoded by the coding sequence ATGAGAAATATAGGAGTTTTAATTGGTGAAATAACTAGTCTATCAGCTCAAGAAATAGAATCTATATTTCCTACTAAATATGCCTATGAAGTCATCAGGCTGATCAACTCAAAAGCCATATTTCTCCATCATCATATCCAACGATTGGTGAAAAGCTGTTATGCTTTAAATTACCCTCCTCTAAATACGTCATTATTGGAGCGTGAGATAGAACTACTAATAAAAGAAAATGCTTTAGGGGACATCAATATAAAAATCATCATTCAAGAAGATAAAAGGGCTGTATTTCCCATAGAGAGTCATTATCCATCCAAGGAAGATTATAATAGAGGAGTCTGTTGTAGTTTATTATTCGAAGAAAGAGAAAATCCCAGCTTAAAAGTAAATCAGGCCAGTCTAAGAAAAAAAGCCAACGAGCAGATAAAGTTGGAGGAGGTTTTTGAGTCCATATTAGTCAACAAGAAAAACCAAATCACCGAGGGTAGTCGCTCCAATCTCTTTTTCATTAAGGATCATAAACTATACACCGCTCCAGACCATTTGGTTTTGGGAGGAATCACCAGATTGAAGGTATTAGAGATTTGTGAAAAACATGCAATCCCTATTGTTTTCGATTCCATAGATTATAGAGAATTATCAAAATATCAAGCCGCATTTATTTGCGGGACCTCCCCAGGAGTTCTTCCCATTCGTTCCATTGGTAATGTTCAGTTTGATGAGAAAGATGAATTACTTGGTAGAGTTCACTCTTTGTTTCATGAGGTTTTAGTTAATAATCAATAG
- the hydE gene encoding [FeFe] hydrogenase H-cluster radical SAM maturase HydE, with protein sequence MKTLENILNQSTFTKEDLVYLLGLKGEERSLLRKKSAEIKNETVGNKVYFRGLIEYSNKCKKDCYYCGVRASNSHPSRYQLEDAEVLEAAKFAHDNKFASLVIQSGERSDKAFIAKIEYLLQEIMKMSNNELGITLSCGEQSLETYKRWKAAGARRYLLRIETSNREHYSKLHPNDSLHDFDERIAALKRLRQVGYQVGTGVMIGLPFQTLEDLANDLLFFKELDIDMAGMGPFIEHKETPLYPHRNELMTLQQRFDLSLNMVALLRIMMKDINIAATTAMQAIDPQGREKALFIGSNVIMPNLTPVKYREDYLLYQDKPCIDEEADECQNCLEARIHVAGGDIGYNEWGDSLHFAKRTKGE encoded by the coding sequence TTGAAAACACTAGAAAACATACTGAATCAGAGCACTTTCACTAAGGAAGACCTGGTATATTTATTGGGCTTAAAAGGCGAAGAAAGAAGTCTTTTAAGAAAGAAGTCTGCTGAAATTAAAAATGAGACTGTCGGGAATAAAGTCTATTTCAGAGGGTTGATAGAATATTCCAATAAATGTAAAAAAGACTGTTATTATTGTGGTGTTCGTGCTTCAAATTCTCATCCCTCCCGATATCAATTGGAGGATGCCGAAGTATTAGAAGCCGCCAAATTTGCCCACGATAATAAATTTGCTTCTTTGGTGATACAGTCGGGGGAGAGAAGCGATAAAGCATTTATTGCCAAGATTGAATACCTACTTCAGGAAATTATGAAAATGTCCAATAATGAATTGGGAATTACTCTTTCTTGTGGTGAGCAAAGCCTAGAAACTTATAAAAGATGGAAAGCCGCTGGAGCCAGAAGATATTTACTTCGTATAGAAACCAGTAATAGAGAACACTATTCCAAATTACACCCCAATGATAGCCTCCATGATTTTGATGAAAGAATAGCGGCATTGAAAAGACTCAGACAAGTAGGATATCAAGTAGGAACGGGAGTAATGATCGGACTCCCCTTTCAAACCCTAGAAGACCTAGCCAATGATTTGCTTTTCTTTAAAGAACTGGATATCGATATGGCTGGAATGGGTCCATTTATAGAGCATAAAGAAACCCCACTATACCCTCATCGCAATGAATTAATGACTTTGCAGCAACGTTTCGACCTCTCCTTAAATATGGTAGCTTTGCTTCGTATTATGATGAAAGACATTAATATTGCAGCCACTACCGCCATGCAAGCCATTGACCCACAAGGGCGTGAAAAAGCTTTATTCATTGGTTCAAATGTGATTATGCCCAATCTCACTCCAGTGAAATACCGTGAAGATTATCTTCTCTATCAAGACAAACCTTGTATTGATGAGGAGGCCGATGAATGTCAGAACTGCTTAGAAGCCAGAATTCATGTGGCTGGTGGCGATATTGGTTATAATGAATGGGGCGATAGCTTGCATTTTGCAAAAAGAACAAAAGGAGAATAA
- the ispD gene encoding 2-C-methyl-D-erythritol 4-phosphate cytidylyltransferase: protein MKNYALILAGGSGNRMQEETPKAFLEINQKYLIEYSILKFSEHPQIDKIILVVPKDYLKITEELVKNKKYQKVSAVKQGGTSRFESSRIAVNTVEEDQSKVLIHDAARPFITHKIISQCLESLEQFDALNLLSPISDTLIQLQDNQIIGNVDRALYRQAQTPQSFQLNTIKKTHEAALSDDIETITDDFNLVLKYQTGTCSWVEGNRMNFKITYPEDLELARLLLH from the coding sequence ATGAAAAATTACGCTTTAATTTTAGCCGGTGGTTCTGGGAATAGAATGCAAGAAGAAACCCCTAAAGCATTTCTTGAAATCAATCAGAAATATTTAATTGAATATTCCATCCTTAAATTCTCTGAACACCCTCAAATTGACAAGATTATATTGGTGGTTCCAAAAGATTATTTAAAAATAACGGAGGAGCTTGTTAAAAATAAAAAATATCAAAAAGTAAGTGCAGTAAAACAAGGTGGAACGAGTAGGTTTGAGAGTAGTAGAATAGCAGTTAACACAGTAGAGGAAGACCAATCCAAAGTACTTATTCACGATGCTGCCAGACCTTTCATTACTCACAAAATCATTAGCCAATGCCTAGAATCATTAGAACAATTTGATGCTCTGAATCTATTGAGTCCAATTAGCGACACGCTCATCCAACTCCAAGACAATCAGATCATAGGAAATGTAGACAGAGCCCTTTACAGACAAGCTCAAACGCCACAATCCTTTCAGCTAAATACCATTAAAAAAACACATGAAGCCGCTCTTTCCGATGATATTGAAACCATTACCGATGATTTTAATTTAGTGTTGAAATACCAAACAGGGACTTGCTCTTGGGTGGAAGGAAATAGAATGAACTTCAAAATCACTTATCCTGAAGACTTGGAGCTGGCTCGTTTACTACTTCACTAA
- a CDS encoding sigma-54-dependent Fis family transcriptional regulator, with product MNPNHQKDIISRSHQRSKAFGVEKERVYSKKILPHHQLQRILENSNSLLQLSMPFIENIYKILAQSGFIIVLTDHEGCILYIKGEEETVKAAHEINMIQGAYMDEKSIGTNAMGTAISEDMAVQITAKEHFVSAYHKWTCSAAPIHNCKGEIIGTLNLTADKVHVHPHTLGLVISAVQAIEHHLKNIDIQKQLVNSQNYAFALMNHLSFGVFAIDEEDNILWANDTACRIINIKRSLIIHKPFIELLKKWNVIKHSLLQGKQYFDQEEQFNLPDIQDRFFFNCYKMKSEAHDRPGFLVTFHAINRFIQLANKVSGLKAKYSFDDIICKSQKMKEIVEYAKVVSNNPSTILITGESGTGKEVFAQSIHQASERRESNFVAINCGAIPSELIESELYGYEDGAFTGAKKGGKQGKFELANGGTIFLDEIGEMPMDMQVKLLRTIQEGYIVKVGGNQPIDINTRIIAATNKDLKVEIDKGNFRLDLFYRLNVIEINIPSLKDRRDDIIPLTRYFLQLKAQKLAKSLPQIPDSTYEEMLNYQWPGNIRELENFVEKAVILNGQVGIEKRIENNTSGPLTPSIPHSTRIKTLQEVEKDSIKAAINQLDGNMTQVAKALNIGRNTLYMKMKKYQISQD from the coding sequence ATGAATCCCAACCATCAAAAAGATATTATTTCTCGCTCTCATCAACGAAGTAAGGCATTTGGAGTAGAAAAGGAAAGAGTCTATTCTAAAAAGATATTACCTCATCATCAACTGCAGAGGATTCTAGAAAATTCAAATAGTCTCTTACAGCTTTCCATGCCTTTTATCGAGAATATTTATAAGATTCTAGCCCAATCTGGATTTATCATTGTCTTGACTGATCATGAAGGCTGTATTCTTTACATCAAAGGAGAAGAAGAAACCGTAAAAGCCGCCCATGAAATCAATATGATACAAGGCGCCTATATGGATGAGAAAAGCATAGGAACCAATGCTATGGGAACAGCCATAAGTGAAGATATGGCGGTTCAGATTACAGCCAAAGAGCATTTTGTTTCTGCCTACCATAAATGGACTTGTTCAGCCGCTCCCATACATAATTGCAAAGGAGAGATTATTGGAACACTGAACCTTACTGCTGATAAAGTTCATGTGCATCCACATACTTTGGGTTTGGTTATTTCTGCGGTTCAAGCTATAGAGCATCATTTGAAAAATATAGATATCCAGAAACAATTAGTGAATTCTCAAAACTATGCTTTTGCATTAATGAACCACCTTTCTTTTGGTGTGTTTGCCATAGATGAAGAGGATAATATCCTTTGGGCAAATGATACTGCTTGTAGGATTATCAATATCAAAAGAAGTTTAATTATTCACAAACCCTTTATTGAATTATTAAAAAAATGGAATGTGATCAAACATAGCCTCCTCCAAGGGAAGCAATATTTTGATCAAGAAGAACAATTTAATTTGCCAGACATTCAAGACCGCTTCTTCTTCAATTGTTATAAAATGAAGTCGGAAGCTCATGATAGACCCGGATTCTTAGTCACCTTTCATGCCATCAATCGCTTTATCCAATTAGCAAATAAAGTGAGTGGATTAAAAGCTAAATATAGTTTCGATGATATCATCTGCAAAAGTCAGAAGATGAAGGAAATTGTAGAATACGCAAAAGTAGTTTCTAATAATCCTTCTACCATTTTAATCACTGGGGAAAGTGGTACTGGAAAAGAAGTCTTTGCACAAAGCATACATCAAGCAAGCGAGAGAAGAGAATCAAATTTTGTGGCCATCAATTGCGGAGCCATCCCCTCCGAATTAATAGAAAGCGAACTCTATGGTTATGAGGATGGTGCTTTTACTGGCGCAAAAAAAGGTGGAAAGCAAGGCAAGTTTGAGTTGGCAAATGGAGGAACCATCTTTCTAGATGAAATTGGCGAAATGCCTATGGACATGCAAGTTAAACTACTCAGGACCATACAAGAAGGCTATATCGTAAAAGTGGGCGGTAATCAACCTATCGATATCAATACGCGAATTATCGCTGCCACCAATAAGGATTTGAAAGTAGAAATTGATAAGGGGAACTTTAGACTAGACTTATTTTATCGACTCAATGTGATAGAAATAAATATTCCTTCACTGAAAGATAGAAGAGATGATATTATTCCTCTTACGCGCTATTTCTTGCAGTTAAAAGCGCAAAAACTGGCCAAAAGTTTACCCCAAATTCCAGACAGCACTTATGAGGAAATGCTGAATTATCAATGGCCTGGAAATATTCGAGAATTGGAGAATTTTGTGGAAAAGGCTGTTATTCTAAATGGCCAAGTGGGTATCGAGAAACGAATAGAAAACAATACCTCAGGTCCACTTACTCCTTCAATCCCCCATTCTACAAGAATAAAAACGCTTCAAGAAGTAGAAAAAGATAGTATTAAAGCGGCCATCAATCAATTGGATGGTAATATGACACAAGTAGCTAAAGCTTTAAATATTGGACGAAATACTTTGTATATGAAGATGAAGAAGTATCAGATTTCTCAGGATTAG